Below is a genomic region from Longimicrobium sp..
CGCCCTGGACCTCGTTTTCGGAAAGACGGATTCCGCAGATGACCGACACGCGCCCGACCGTAGCCACCCCCACGCCGCGCCACTACCACCTGATCGGCATCGCGGGAACGGCGATGGCGTCGCTCGCCGGGCTGCTGCGCGCGGCGGGGCACACCGTCACCGGCTCGGACGAGAACGTCTATCCCCCCATGTCCGACCAGCTGCGGGAGATGGGGATCGCCTACGCGGTGGGCTACCGGCCGGAGAACCTGGAGCCGCGCCCCGACTGGGTGGTGGTGGGGAACGCCATCTCGCGCGGGAACCCGGAGCTCGAGGCGGTGCTCGACCGGCGCCTCCCCTACACGTCCGCCGCCGTAACCCTCAAGGAGGAGTTCCTGCGCACCCGCAAGCCGCTGGCGGTGGCCGGAACGCACGGGAAGACGACCACCACCTCGCTGCTGGCCTGGGCGCTGGAGGCCGCCGGGCTGTACCCGTCGTTCCTGATCGGCGGGGTGGCCGAGAACTTCGGCAGCAGCTACCGGCTGACCGACTCGGAGTGGTTCGTGATCGAGGCCGACGAGTACGACACGGCGTACTTCGACAAGGGCCCCAAGATGTGGCACTACCTCCCCTACGTGGGGCTGGTGAACAACATCGAGTTCGACCACGCCGACATCTACCGCGACGAGGAGGCGTACCGCTTCGCCTTCGCGCGCTTCATCAACCTCGTTCCCGGCAACGGCGCGCTGGTGGCCGGGTGGAACTCGCCGATCGCGCGCGAGCTGGCCGCGAAGGCGTTCGCGCCGGTGGAGAGCTTCGCCTATGGAGATGAAGTCCCGGCGGA
It encodes:
- a CDS encoding Mur ligase domain-containing protein, which encodes MTDTRPTVATPTPRHYHLIGIAGTAMASLAGLLRAAGHTVTGSDENVYPPMSDQLREMGIAYAVGYRPENLEPRPDWVVVGNAISRGNPELEAVLDRRLPYTSAAVTLKEEFLRTRKPLAVAGTHGKTTTTSLLAWALEAAGLYPSFLIGGVAENFGSSYRLTDSEWFVIEADEYDTAYFDKGPKMWHYLPYVGLVNNIEFDHADIYRDEEAYRFAFARFINLVPGNGALVAGWNSPIARELAAKAFAPVESFAYGDEVPAEGAHPLWTARGVSFGPEGTRFTAVRAGEAWGEVVTPLTGAFNVRNCLAVIAAAEFIGADRDGVREGLRTFASVKRRMEVRGEVRGVTVIDDFAHHPTAVRETI